A genomic region of Dactylococcopsis salina PCC 8305 contains the following coding sequences:
- a CDS encoding ParA family protein, whose translation MKGRRTSSGNIINLASGTSQYRETVNQLKRYLLAPNCKSVKWGIITNGNHLQLFRKHGKVIHPATPNLEISSQNITNIIQRVKTIIETPQRGLTVTFYNNQGGVGKTTTLVNLAGLLSQGLTRKKKVLVIDFDSQGDLSRLLGINQAQNLSMPLLQNQQPELTLYQCLTNTNAHLKQAVERIPIYIPKQKQTIVTDYLWAVAVKEDEKENLQNINISQIQGKASRLKKLIQSVKNDYDYIFIDAPPSSDFFSKSALFAADVVLIPTEHIHINSLSNAKYLIKNTLPRIQEEKQEGTPIPLPIFFNDHNPTLPSSRNSHRIIQGLLRQENNAYDPDLVPYFYPRSTKILDPYVFSIKSHLHIPTAAVEKRIASLKYRAIAKLYLSMAKEYFLDG comes from the coding sequence GTGAAAGGACGAAGAACATCTAGTGGAAATATAATTAATTTAGCCAGTGGAACATCCCAATATAGAGAAACTGTAAACCAATTAAAAAGATATCTTCTTGCACCTAACTGCAAAAGTGTAAAATGGGGCATTATTACCAATGGGAATCATCTCCAGTTATTTCGTAAACATGGGAAAGTGATTCATCCTGCAACCCCTAATCTAGAAATTAGTTCTCAAAACATCACTAATATTATTCAGCGAGTTAAAACGATTATTGAAACTCCTCAACGGGGTTTAACTGTGACCTTCTATAATAATCAAGGTGGGGTGGGGAAAACAACAACGCTGGTTAATTTAGCTGGTTTATTATCGCAAGGCTTAACAAGGAAGAAGAAAGTTTTAGTTATAGATTTCGATTCTCAGGGAGATTTAAGCCGTCTTCTCGGAATCAATCAAGCTCAAAATTTATCAATGCCTTTACTACAAAATCAACAGCCTGAATTGACGCTTTATCAATGCTTAACTAATACCAATGCTCATTTAAAGCAGGCAGTTGAACGCATCCCAATTTACATTCCAAAACAAAAACAAACTATTGTTACGGATTATTTATGGGCAGTTGCTGTAAAAGAGGATGAAAAAGAGAATCTTCAAAATATAAATATATCTCAAATACAAGGAAAAGCATCGAGATTAAAAAAACTCATTCAATCTGTTAAAAATGACTATGATTATATTTTTATAGATGCTCCTCCCAGTTCTGATTTTTTTAGTAAAAGTGCCTTGTTTGCTGCTGATGTCGTCTTGATTCCAACTGAGCATATTCATATTAACTCGTTGTCTAATGCCAAATACCTAATCAAGAATACCCTCCCCAGAATTCAAGAAGAAAAGCAAGAAGGAACACCGATTCCCCTTCCCATCTTCTTTAATGATCATAATCCAACATTACCATCTTCAAGAAATTCTCATAGGATTATTCAAGGTTTACTTAGACAAGAAAATAATGCCTATGATCCTGATTTAGTTCCTTATTTTTATCCGAGAAGCACGAAGATTCTTGATCCCTATGTTTTCAGCATTAAAAGCCACTTACACATTCCCACCGCTGCGGTAGAAAAAAGGATCGCATCTCTCAAGTATAGAGCAATTGCTAAGCTATATTTAAGTATGGCAAAGGAGTATTTTTTAGATGGGTGA
- a CDS encoding YciI family protein: MAKYVMWGNYCENVEEKRAPYRQAHLDGLKAQKEAGTLLTIGPTKDLKQVFALYDAPDEKTVRELVENDPYWQNGIWTEYQVKEWIQAF; the protein is encoded by the coding sequence ATGGCAAAATATGTAATGTGGGGCAATTATTGTGAGAACGTAGAAGAAAAACGCGCCCCTTATCGTCAAGCCCATTTAGACGGTTTAAAAGCACAAAAAGAAGCGGGAACCTTGTTAACGATCGGACCGACAAAAGACTTAAAACAAGTGTTCGCATTGTATGACGCACCCGACGAGAAAACAGTACGAGAATTAGTCGAAAATGATCCCTATTGGCAAAATGGAATTTGGACAGAATACCAAGTTAAAGAATGGATACAAGCCTTTTAA
- a CDS encoding CHAT domain-containing protein — MFKKLALFLALFSVCSTASVKAQTIVPADDGTGTIITRDGKRITIDGGSLSQNGENLFHSFQEFGLSPEQIANFLANPQLQNILSRVTGGNPSVIRGLIEVSGGNPNLYLMNPSGVIFGENARLNVPSDFTATTATGIGFKQGWFNAIGENNYSELVGTPNQFIFNTETPSAIINAGDLEVSAENNLSFFAGSVANTGTLTAKQGNITITAVPGKNLIRLSQPGQILSLEIVPPDTTAGEWNLSVYDLPALLTGDYSPEGLVVDEATATVSLQETSIPTTEGSSVIAGELDVSGETGGNIYVLGEKIGLYEAQLSADGINGGGEIFVGGDYQGGESLPSAARTFVSDGAELSADALLAGDGGQVIVWSEGQTVFSGDISAKGGKEEGNGGFVEVSGKEALAFNGTIDVSASQGETGTVLFDPRDIIIEGSPPSDNDSEISDGEILFTDGDPETDFFISDIALTSLDGNIILQASRDIIANAEANLNFENQTSGESITFTAERNLEINTNLETLGATVDFTANTGSITVQNISTNNSDGDAGNITLDAGGSIDVSNLTSIANGETGDGGNISLDARDNMIVGTAASRSQNATGNAGSIQLDSQQGNITATLLESSIDLEESNGQSGNITVESPQGSVNINQISTGEFGGVTGSTGNTGNIEISALNQVQTDFLSTYSGGSGDAGTITINSENANVTIGAIDTGSSDGNGGSGGDVTVNAQGNIQVTNLNASSDNQDAGNVTLDSAGGSVDVERIDADSFGFESGNGGNILVNAQGNIQVTNLNASSDNQDAGNVTLDSAGGSVDVERIDTFSPAGFESGAGGDVTVNAEENIQIGSVQTFSENAGNVELDSAGGSVEIQEIESFGNGSGGNVDIEAQENITVTDQIETFSDNRNAGNVTLTAGGFIDASRGDEQTAENFDDIELDQLTINASSEDGNGGEIILEAGGNINAGFIESTSENGNGGDISLTSTGGDVNASYTVVAEGDTRTDETEVGLIVSGSGEGNGGNITINARGNIRTGVMGSGVLGDGTGGKITLNSETGSIDTTVGVRDLDPILLEELGLSRALAQAASASSVDIGLLFSGSNEGVGGDVEITAQDNINTGMIITGTLGEAGGDVTLTSNEGSVNTAFDAIVDGVTEELLLEADVDAELASLLDGVSIRLGIITFSEEAKGGDVTINANGRITTSNITTGSFRGEGGNITLNSENGSIDGSVGRFLENVSAELLTELDIDIDSDLMTIVDYFSEEGIGGYLSLSIDENAGNINLSAEGDITTNYLISSSFSGQGGNLILDTEQGAVKVGTAIFNAAQGILPGNLEAEGFEIFEESTTANTTILSTGQELGLTLTLPEFSTESSVAASGFVTRGEISENTFNFAYVIDVSGSMSDLFQGEIAVGDLNNDGEANTLIDGAIASFESLHQSIIDNGFSNSTVTLIPFSDGATTAIETTVEADLDNNNRPDVVDSLRSLSSGGGTNFDAALQEAINFFSDASDGNNQVFFVSDGIPNDVNFFDEADTLRDANGINADIRAIGLGTGASLPDLDALDDGLTNNSAQRVLNPDELTASLTASPVEAADIARLELAVNGNVVTSINGSDLESTPFGLQYNTTLSGIDPALNNEIEATVIATDGASSNVSTSQVVESSAAGSVNFPDGRTPEGERNNLEVLANLVSGGNVNASGAIGGEIQIGDVIAENVENAAGEISAGAINSSGRVGDGGDMTLASDQDIEVSTLNAQAGEEGQGGVIDVSTDRFFRATETFLDQGEIPASVSSLGGEGGGEITIRHGGRGEIPFIVGDAEVNGTAGEITSGEFEIADGSFLFTEREGNISIISVEEDQPNPEVLNEEPTTTITTNTQQSVQVTTLDDAQEILAEIDRASGVKPALIYLNFTPETLTGITDFQRQEARFTQDYEQYFNLSQRKADVTLSVPRQPDDQLEILLVTESGEPFRITVENATREQVEQTAEALYGSISSPPSPFARQAKPYLAPAQQLYDWIIEPLEATLEAQEIENLVFIMPSGLRLLPVAALHDGEQFLVENYSTGFSPSLSLTDTRYKNLQDLEVFAIGASNFNDPTALGPLPAVELELPTIANEIWRGEFQINDEFTLENFRQERRRNPEGIIHLATHADFRPGNLEDIYIQLYDRKLSLEDIRQLNLNDPPVELLVLSACRTAVGNEQVELGFAGLTVQAGVKSALGSLWYVGDTGTLGLMSEFYRQLNTAPIKAEAIQQAQINLINGEVRLEGSEIITPRGELTLPTEISTRAEDLSHPFYWAAFSLVGSPW; from the coding sequence ATGTTCAAAAAACTCGCCCTATTCCTCGCCCTGTTCTCCGTCTGTAGCACCGCATCCGTCAAAGCACAAACCATCGTTCCTGCTGACGACGGCACTGGCACCATTATCACCCGTGACGGCAAACGAATCACCATTGATGGCGGAAGCCTCTCCCAAAACGGTGAAAACCTCTTTCATAGCTTCCAAGAATTTGGTTTATCCCCAGAACAAATTGCCAACTTTCTCGCCAACCCCCAACTACAAAATATCCTGTCTCGTGTCACTGGTGGGAATCCCTCCGTAATTCGGGGTTTAATTGAAGTTAGTGGTGGCAACCCCAACCTTTACTTAATGAACCCTAGCGGCGTAATTTTCGGGGAAAACGCCCGTCTCAATGTTCCTAGTGACTTTACCGCCACAACCGCCACAGGAATTGGATTTAAACAGGGCTGGTTTAACGCCATTGGGGAAAACAACTATAGCGAGTTAGTGGGAACTCCCAACCAATTTATTTTTAACACCGAAACCCCCAGCGCCATTATCAACGCTGGAGACTTGGAAGTTAGCGCAGAAAATAATCTCAGTTTCTTTGCGGGAAGTGTCGCCAATACAGGAACACTCACCGCCAAACAAGGTAACATTACCATCACCGCAGTTCCAGGAAAAAATCTCATCCGTCTCTCTCAACCTGGACAGATTTTAAGTTTAGAAATTGTTCCTCCAGACACCACCGCAGGAGAATGGAACTTATCCGTGTATGATTTACCCGCCCTTCTCACAGGAGATTATAGCCCAGAGGGATTAGTTGTGGATGAAGCCACCGCAACCGTTAGCTTACAAGAGACTTCAATTCCCACCACAGAAGGCAGTAGTGTCATCGCTGGAGAGTTAGATGTTAGCGGTGAAACGGGAGGCAATATCTACGTTTTAGGGGAAAAAATTGGACTATATGAAGCACAACTCAGCGCTGATGGTATCAATGGCGGCGGAGAAATTTTTGTCGGTGGTGACTATCAAGGGGGAGAAAGTTTACCGAGTGCGGCCCGAACTTTTGTTAGTGATGGAGCAGAATTGAGCGCAGACGCACTACTTGCTGGTGATGGGGGACAAGTAATCGTCTGGTCAGAAGGACAAACCGTCTTTTCTGGAGACATTAGCGCTAAAGGAGGGAAAGAGGAAGGAAATGGCGGCTTTGTCGAAGTGTCTGGAAAAGAAGCCCTTGCTTTTAATGGAACGATTGATGTGTCTGCTTCACAGGGAGAAACGGGGACGGTTTTATTTGATCCGCGAGACATTATTATCGAAGGTAGTCCTCCGTCAGATAATGATTCAGAGATTAGTGATGGAGAAATTCTCTTTACTGATGGTGATCCTGAAACAGACTTTTTTATCTCCGATATCGCGTTAACCAGCCTTGATGGGAATATTATTTTACAGGCTAGTCGAGACATCATCGCCAACGCTGAAGCGAATTTAAACTTTGAAAACCAAACCTCTGGAGAAAGTATTACTTTTACGGCGGAACGGAACTTAGAAATTAACACAAACCTTGAAACTCTTGGCGCAACAGTTGATTTCACTGCTAATACAGGTTCTATAACCGTTCAAAATATATCTACGAATAACTCTGACGGTGACGCTGGGAATATTACACTGGATGCAGGCGGTTCAATTGATGTTAGTAATCTTACCTCTATTGCTAACGGAGAAACTGGAGATGGTGGAAATATATCTTTAGACGCAAGAGACAATATGATTGTGGGAACTGCTGCTTCTCGTTCTCAAAATGCAACAGGAAACGCTGGAAGTATTCAATTAGACAGTCAGCAAGGCAATATTACAGCAACTCTATTAGAATCCTCTATTGATCTTGAAGAGAGTAATGGTCAAAGTGGGAATATTACCGTAGAGAGTCCTCAAGGGAGTGTTAATATCAACCAAATCTCTACAGGAGAATTCGGTGGCGTAACAGGTAGCACTGGTAATACAGGAAACATTGAAATTTCTGCATTAAATCAAGTGCAGACAGACTTCCTAAGCACCTATTCTGGCGGTTCAGGAGATGCGGGAACAATTACGATTAACAGCGAGAACGCTAATGTTACCATTGGCGCCATTGATACTGGAAGCAGTGATGGCAACGGTGGTTCTGGTGGAGATGTTACTGTTAACGCTCAAGGAAATATTCAAGTTACCAATCTCAATGCTTCTTCTGATAATCAAGATGCGGGAAATGTCACCTTGGATAGCGCAGGGGGTTCAGTTGATGTAGAAAGAATTGACGCTGATTCTTTTGGTTTTGAAAGTGGCAATGGTGGAAATATTCTGGTTAACGCTCAAGGAAATATTCAAGTTACCAATCTCAATGCTTCTTCTGATAATCAAGATGCGGGAAATGTCACCTTGGATAGCGCAGGGGGTTCAGTTGATGTAGAAAGAATTGATACTTTTTCCCCTGCTGGCTTTGAAAGCGGCGCTGGTGGTGATGTTACTGTTAACGCCGAAGAAAATATTCAAATCGGTAGCGTGCAAACTTTTTCTGAGAATGCTGGAAATGTTGAATTGGATAGCGCAGGGGGTTCTGTAGAAATTCAAGAGATTGAGTCGTTTGGGAATGGTTCTGGTGGCAATGTTGATATTGAAGCCCAAGAAAACATTACTGTGACTGACCAAATCGAGACTTTTTCTGACAACAGAAATGCAGGAAATGTTACCCTCACAGCAGGCGGTTTTATTGATGCGAGTCGTGGTGATGAACAGACTGCAGAAAACTTTGACGACATTGAATTAGATCAATTAACTATTAATGCTTCTTCTGAGGATGGGAATGGTGGAGAAATTATCTTAGAAGCTGGCGGTAACATCAATGCGGGTTTCATTGAAAGCACTTCTGAAAATGGCAATGGTGGAGATATTAGTCTCACTAGCACAGGAGGAGATGTTAACGCTAGTTATACAGTTGTTGCAGAAGGCGACACCCGCACTGATGAAACTGAAGTAGGATTAATTGTCAGTGGTTCTGGAGAAGGAAACGGCGGAAATATCACCATCAATGCACGAGGAAACATTCGCACAGGTGTGATGGGTAGCGGTGTTCTAGGTGATGGCACAGGGGGAAAGATTACCCTCAACAGTGAAACAGGAAGCATTGACACCACTGTAGGTGTACGAGACTTAGACCCCATTTTATTAGAAGAATTAGGGTTAAGCCGCGCTTTAGCCCAAGCCGCTTCTGCATCCTCTGTGGATATTGGACTCCTCTTTTCTGGTTCTAATGAAGGAGTTGGCGGTGATGTGGAAATCACAGCACAGGATAACATTAACACGGGAATGATCATCACTGGAACTTTAGGAGAAGCAGGGGGCGATGTTACTCTCACTAGCAATGAGGGTTCTGTGAATACGGCTTTTGATGCCATTGTCGATGGCGTAACGGAAGAACTGTTATTAGAAGCTGATGTGGATGCGGAATTAGCCTCTCTCTTGGATGGCGTTTCTATTCGTCTAGGAATTATTACTTTCTCAGAAGAAGCCAAAGGCGGTGATGTGACGATTAACGCCAATGGGAGGATTACCACCAGTAACATCACAACGGGAAGTTTTCGCGGTGAGGGGGGTAACATTACTCTCAATAGTGAAAATGGTTCAATTGATGGGTCAGTCGGTCGATTTCTAGAAAATGTCAGTGCTGAGTTATTGACAGAGTTAGATATTGATATTGACTCTGATTTAATGACAATTGTTGATTACTTCTCGGAAGAAGGAATTGGTGGTTATCTCAGTTTATCTATTGATGAGAATGCGGGAAACATTAATCTCAGTGCTGAGGGGGACATTACTACCAATTATCTGATTAGTTCTAGTTTCAGTGGACAAGGAGGAAATCTTATCCTTGATACTGAACAGGGAGCAGTTAAAGTTGGTACTGCCATTTTTAATGCCGCTCAAGGCATTTTACCCGGCAATTTGGAAGCAGAAGGTTTTGAGATTTTTGAAGAGAGTACCACTGCAAACACTACCATTCTCAGCACAGGACAGGAGTTAGGTCTTACTTTAACGTTGCCCGAATTCTCTACAGAGAGTTCTGTCGCTGCCAGTGGCTTTGTGACGCGAGGAGAAATCAGCGAGAATACGTTTAATTTTGCCTACGTGATTGATGTTTCTGGTAGTATGTCCGACTTGTTTCAAGGAGAAATTGCTGTCGGCGACCTGAACAATGATGGCGAGGCGAACACGCTTATCGATGGCGCGATCGCGTCTTTTGAGAGCCTTCATCAATCCATCATTGATAATGGCTTTAGTAACTCCACCGTCACTCTCATTCCTTTCAGTGATGGGGCAACAACAGCCATTGAGACCACAGTGGAAGCTGATCTGGACAATAATAACCGCCCTGATGTGGTGGATAGCTTGCGATCACTTTCCTCCGGCGGTGGGACTAACTTTGATGCGGCTCTCCAAGAAGCGATTAACTTTTTTAGTGATGCTTCCGATGGGAATAATCAAGTATTCTTTGTCTCTGATGGAATTCCCAATGACGTCAATTTCTTTGATGAAGCAGACACACTGCGCGATGCCAACGGTATCAATGCTGACATTCGCGCGATCGGGCTGGGAACTGGGGCTTCTTTACCCGATCTCGATGCCCTTGATGATGGCTTAACCAACAATTCGGCTCAACGAGTTTTGAACCCAGATGAGTTGACTGCTTCCCTCACAGCCTCTCCCGTCGAAGCTGCCGACATTGCCCGATTGGAATTGGCAGTTAATGGTAACGTAGTCACCTCAATTAATGGTAGTGATCTCGAATCGACTCCGTTTGGCTTGCAATATAACACCACCCTCTCAGGTATTGATCCTGCACTCAACAATGAGATTGAAGCGACAGTGATCGCAACAGATGGCGCTTCTTCCAATGTCTCAACCAGCCAAGTTGTAGAAAGCAGTGCCGCAGGTTCCGTGAACTTTCCAGATGGTCGAACCCCAGAGGGTGAAAGGAATAACTTAGAAGTTCTTGCGAATTTAGTTTCTGGAGGAAATGTCAATGCTTCCGGTGCAATAGGGGGTGAAATTCAAATCGGTGATGTCATTGCAGAAAATGTCGAAAATGCTGCCGGTGAAATTAGTGCAGGTGCAATCAACAGCAGTGGTCGCGTAGGAGATGGCGGTGATATGACCCTCGCATCTGATCAAGATATTGAAGTTAGCACTCTCAACGCTCAAGCGGGTGAAGAGGGACAAGGAGGAGTGATTGATGTCAGCACCGATCGCTTTTTCCGGGCAACAGAGACGTTTTTAGATCAAGGAGAGATTCCAGCGAGTGTTTCTAGTCTCGGCGGAGAAGGAGGAGGAGAAATTACCATCCGTCATGGCGGGCGTGGAGAAATTCCTTTTATCGTGGGAGATGCAGAAGTCAATGGTACAGCAGGAGAAATTACCAGTGGTGAATTTGAAATTGCTGATGGTTCATTTTTGTTTACAGAACGAGAGGGGAATATCAGTATCATTTCTGTGGAAGAAGACCAACCGAACCCAGAAGTCTTAAACGAAGAACCCACCACCACGATAACGACTAACACTCAGCAATCAGTACAGGTGACGACTCTTGACGACGCACAAGAAATACTAGCAGAAATCGATCGCGCCTCTGGGGTAAAACCTGCATTAATCTACCTCAACTTCACCCCAGAAACCCTCACAGGAATCACAGATTTCCAACGTCAAGAAGCCCGTTTCACCCAAGACTACGAACAATATTTCAACCTTTCCCAACGGAAAGCAGACGTTACCTTATCAGTTCCCCGTCAACCCGATGATCAACTAGAAATTTTATTAGTCACCGAAAGCGGCGAACCCTTCCGCATCACTGTCGAAAACGCCACCCGTGAACAAGTAGAACAAACCGCAGAGGCTTTATATGGCTCAATTTCCAGTCCTCCCAGCCCTTTTGCCCGTCAGGCTAAACCCTACCTCGCACCAGCCCAACAGCTTTATGATTGGATTATTGAACCCTTAGAAGCAACCTTAGAAGCACAAGAAATCGAGAACCTTGTTTTTATTATGCCTTCAGGGTTACGCTTATTACCCGTCGCCGCCTTACATGATGGAGAACAATTCCTTGTAGAGAACTATAGCACTGGTTTCTCTCCTAGTTTGAGTCTGACAGATACTCGCTATAAAAACCTCCAAGACTTAGAAGTCTTTGCCATCGGGGCTTCTAATTTCAATGATCCCACAGCATTGGGTCCTTTACCTGCGGTAGAGTTAGAACTACCGACAATTGCCAATGAGATTTGGCGCGGTGAGTTTCAAATTAATGACGAGTTCACTCTCGAAAACTTCCGTCAAGAAAGAAGACGGAATCCAGAAGGAATCATTCATTTAGCGACTCATGCGGATTTTCGACCGGGTAATCTAGAAGATATTTATATCCAGCTTTACGATCGAAAACTCAGTTTAGAAGACATTCGTCAATTAAATCTCAACGATCCCCCTGTAGAATTATTAGTGTTGAGTGCTTGTCGAACTGCTGTTGGTAACGAACAAGTGGAATTAGGGTTCGCAGGATTGACGGTACAAGCTGGCGTAAAATCAGCCTTAGGGAGTCTCTGGTATGTCGGAGACACGGGAACATTAGGATTAATGAGTGAGTTTTATCGCCAATTAAACACCGCCCCCATCAAAGCAGAAGCGATACAACAAGCACAAATTAACCTGATCAACGGTGAAGTGCGACTAGAAGGTTCAGAAATTATCACCCCACGCGGAGAATTAACCTTACCAACAGAGATTTCCACTCGTGCTGAAGACTTGAGTCATCCCTTCTACTGGGCTGCCTTTAGTTTGGTTGGTAGTCCATGGTAA
- the pheT gene encoding phenylalanine--tRNA ligase subunit beta, translating to MRVSLNWLQEFVDLDLTPEALGEILTIAGFEVEEIEHRRTFAEGVVVGKVLERNKHPNADKLSVCRVDIGEDEPKTIVCGASNVRAEIYVPVATMGSYLPVKDLKIKRNKLRGVASEGMICSLAELGLEKESDGIHVFSQENLTVGEPVYPILGLDDVVLDLTTTANRADALSMVGVAREVAALTGKPLRLPESSQQEIAGGEGSLQVQVTATEACRAYFGTEIRNLEIAPSPQWLQRRLQAAGVRPINNVVDVTNYVLLEWGQPLHAFDRDRLQSVAKGEGLTIGVRLATATETLTTLDGQSRELHPDNLLITANDVPIALAGVMGGEETEVYDQTENIILEAALFEPVAVRRSARAQSLRTEASTRYERSVNQAELERANQRAIALLRELAAGTPTQQAIADTRPTPEQWYRSLTLRLDRVQQVLGNVNNRDDGKLTAEDVERTLTTLGCELERQSEVSLTWTVTVPPYRYRDLEREIDLIEEVARLYGYDYFQDTLPESTQPGYLSSRQQNKNRIREAMRAVGLTEVLHYSLVKPEGEAVTLANPLFKEYSALRTELITGLINAFSYNFARGNGALNAFEIGRRFWQTETGVGEADTLAGIMGGEMFSQGRWTTSGQGQPMSWFQGKGLLEAAFTRLGLTVTYEATQEEKRLHPGRTAILFLEGERLGIFGQLHPQFSQENDLPETVYVFSFDLEQLLNALAAKNVSQSRFTPFSTYPAVARDMALYAPVDLPVASLIQVMKKAGGKLLDNVELFDEYQGENVPDGQRSLAFSLNYQALDRTLTDEEVEPALEKVRKALTKEFDVTLRS from the coding sequence ATGCGAGTCTCTCTAAATTGGTTACAGGAATTTGTTGATCTCGATTTAACACCAGAAGCCCTTGGTGAAATTTTAACCATTGCGGGGTTTGAAGTGGAAGAAATCGAACACCGTCGCACGTTTGCGGAAGGCGTAGTGGTGGGAAAGGTTTTAGAACGAAATAAACATCCCAATGCAGATAAACTGAGTGTGTGTCGCGTTGATATTGGTGAAGATGAACCGAAAACCATTGTCTGTGGTGCGAGTAATGTTCGCGCTGAAATTTATGTTCCAGTGGCGACCATGGGAAGTTATCTCCCTGTGAAAGACTTAAAAATTAAACGCAACAAGTTACGGGGAGTCGCATCAGAGGGAATGATTTGTTCTCTAGCAGAGTTAGGGTTGGAAAAAGAGTCTGATGGGATTCATGTTTTTTCCCAAGAGAATCTCACGGTGGGAGAACCCGTTTATCCGATTTTGGGATTAGATGATGTGGTGTTAGACTTGACCACAACGGCGAATCGTGCGGATGCGTTGAGTATGGTCGGTGTCGCGCGAGAAGTGGCGGCGCTGACGGGGAAACCTCTCAGGCTTCCTGAATCGTCACAGCAGGAGATTGCTGGCGGTGAGGGGTCTTTACAAGTACAGGTGACAGCAACGGAGGCTTGTCGCGCCTATTTCGGGACGGAAATTAGAAACTTGGAAATTGCCCCCTCTCCCCAATGGTTACAGCGACGGTTACAAGCAGCAGGGGTGCGTCCGATTAATAATGTGGTTGATGTTACAAATTATGTGCTGTTGGAGTGGGGTCAACCGTTACACGCCTTCGATCGCGATCGATTACAATCGGTAGCAAAAGGGGAAGGGTTAACTATTGGGGTTCGTCTCGCTACCGCAACGGAAACTTTAACCACTCTCGACGGACAATCTCGTGAACTTCATCCCGATAATTTACTGATTACGGCTAATGATGTTCCTATTGCCTTAGCTGGCGTAATGGGTGGTGAAGAAACGGAAGTTTATGACCAAACTGAGAATATAATTTTGGAAGCGGCGCTGTTTGAACCCGTAGCAGTAAGACGATCGGCAAGGGCGCAAAGCCTACGCACAGAGGCTTCTACTCGCTATGAACGCAGCGTGAATCAAGCGGAGTTAGAACGGGCAAATCAACGCGCGATCGCACTTTTAAGGGAGTTGGCAGCAGGAACGCCCACTCAACAAGCAATTGCTGATACTCGTCCCACGCCAGAACAATGGTATCGTTCTTTGACCCTACGCCTCGATCGAGTCCAGCAAGTGTTAGGAAATGTTAACAACCGAGATGATGGCAAACTCACCGCCGAAGATGTGGAACGCACTCTCACCACATTAGGTTGTGAATTAGAGAGACAATCTGAGGTTTCCCTGACTTGGACAGTCACAGTTCCCCCTTACCGCTATCGAGACTTAGAACGAGAAATCGATCTCATCGAAGAAGTCGCCCGTCTCTACGGCTATGATTATTTTCAAGATACGCTTCCTGAAAGTACCCAACCGGGTTATCTCTCCTCACGACAACAAAACAAAAACCGCATCCGAGAAGCAATGCGTGCGGTGGGTTTAACTGAGGTGTTACATTATTCTCTGGTCAAACCCGAAGGAGAAGCGGTAACCTTAGCAAATCCTCTCTTCAAAGAATATTCAGCACTGCGAACCGAGTTAATCACAGGATTAATTAACGCCTTTTCCTATAATTTTGCGCGAGGAAATGGCGCATTAAACGCCTTTGAAATCGGACGAAGATTCTGGCAGACTGAAACAGGTGTCGGAGAAGCAGACACCCTCGCGGGAATTATGGGTGGTGAAATGTTCTCTCAAGGACGTTGGACAACTTCCGGTCAAGGACAACCGATGAGTTGGTTTCAAGGGAAAGGGTTGTTAGAAGCCGCGTTCACTCGTTTGGGTTTAACAGTGACTTATGAAGCCACTCAGGAAGAGAAACGGTTACATCCTGGACGCACTGCAATTTTGTTTTTAGAGGGAGAAAGATTAGGCATTTTCGGACAATTACATCCCCAGTTTTCCCAAGAAAATGATCTACCAGAAACGGTTTATGTGTTTAGTTTTGATTTAGAACAACTATTAAACGCTTTAGCTGCGAAAAATGTCTCCCAGTCTCGTTTTACGCCCTTTTCCACTTATCCTGCTGTTGCTAGAGATATGGCATTATATGCGCCAGTTGACCTTCCCGTTGCTTCCCTGATTCAGGTGATGAAAAAAGCAGGAGGAAAACTGTTAGATAATGTGGAATTGTTTGATGAATATCAGGGGGAAAATGTGCCAGACGGACAACGGAGTTTAGCCTTTAGTTTAAATTATCAGGCACTCGATCGAACCTTAACCGATGAAGAAGTCGAACCCGCTTTAGAGAAAGTTCGCAAAGCATTAACCAAAGAATTTGATGTTACTTTAAGGAGTTAA